Proteins encoded together in one Halomarina salina window:
- a CDS encoding malectin domain-containing carbohydrate-binding protein — protein sequence MTRNRGAGTALRPLAAIVFAAMLVVSAGAAGVAFAATSTEVSVLATSQTVDVGQTATFEVVVENTDGDVGAAEGEVTLTDSSVAQITDVSYAGSPASTNVDVASDGGSATFAAFYGSNSLAGDGPSVTVLTVTVEGTAAGQTGVDLAEFLVFDDAGSGYDVTATNGATLTVEGSDDATSATVTANDGEGIAASTYGGGSFAITNDGETDVESVTIDLSESVVPDVVFDPDGTAGDAVAKGFSPDGGASATGLVDGTFSAPHNGVDGEDGYDVLTIAFDDFQPGETLTFSVDIDPTSIKDVDSSGGAGSVSGLELAGSTVTVTSADGSVTNDLFTDGSAGGAQATANGDVAAAPTLGVQGVTLGGTDFPAHAAATVGDQSQTLTVDGPAGESVTLLHVVGTPAPAAGYDVDDYEANMAASVSTQTVALGSDGSATVAVSLSEGDYDYFLAAVAGENSGRTSQTVILEYDSDAPSGPSDGEVVFAVNAGGNQYTATDGTEYAADTNFGGGSTYSVSGAPDVANTDDDALYHTERYGDPFSYDVPVENGVYEVTLQFAEIYQGVSPNDGDTDQIGDRVFSANVEGGAVELVDYDIYADVGPLSATERTYTVEVTDGELNVEFSASADNAKVSAIVVRSVEDGSGGGPVAPNASVAVTPDSGVDATTYTGGSFQVTNTGESAIETLTLDLAPTMLPDMVFDPYNTAGDNVGKEFSLDGGAVTVTNVEYADFHNGVDDTAGYDSLVVTLDGFDPGETMTFSVDNDPTSISSTPLGSQAAGPVSGLELSGATVTVANEAGATTADLVGDGSAGGAEASLDGDVAPAPTIGVDGVSLDDSILSARHAGATVNEQAQTVTVSGPANAPVTLVRVEGVLDLSDVPTPYDVEDYEANKAVVVEYYSTTTDATGQATVAVDLTNSSADGGLNYFVAAVEDGDGDPGFASNYVVLRYDPSSTGDDGPGPVGEFTSPPTDPDGDGVYEDVNGDGSFTVSDVQAFFQNFEDGVVQANEDAFDVNGDGSVTISDVQALFVALQGGNS from the coding sequence ATGACAAGAAACAGAGGGGCCGGAACGGCCCTCAGACCACTCGCGGCCATCGTCTTCGCGGCGATGCTCGTCGTCTCCGCGGGCGCGGCCGGGGTCGCCTTCGCGGCGACCAGCACCGAGGTCAGCGTCCTCGCGACCAGCCAGACGGTCGACGTCGGCCAGACGGCCACGTTCGAGGTCGTCGTCGAGAACACCGACGGCGACGTCGGGGCGGCGGAAGGGGAGGTGACGCTCACCGACTCCTCGGTCGCCCAGATAACCGACGTGAGCTACGCCGGTAGTCCGGCGAGCACGAACGTGGACGTCGCCTCGGACGGTGGCTCGGCCACCTTCGCGGCGTTCTACGGGTCGAACTCCCTCGCGGGTGACGGCCCGAGCGTCACGGTCCTGACCGTGACCGTCGAGGGGACCGCCGCCGGGCAGACCGGCGTCGACCTCGCCGAGTTCCTCGTCTTCGACGACGCGGGGTCGGGCTACGACGTCACGGCGACCAACGGCGCGACGCTGACCGTCGAGGGCAGCGACGATGCCACCAGCGCGACCGTCACCGCCAACGACGGCGAGGGCATCGCGGCGAGCACCTACGGCGGCGGCTCGTTCGCCATCACCAACGACGGCGAGACCGACGTCGAGTCGGTCACCATCGACCTCTCGGAGAGCGTCGTGCCCGACGTCGTGTTCGACCCCGACGGGACCGCCGGCGACGCGGTCGCCAAGGGGTTCAGCCCCGACGGCGGCGCGAGCGCGACCGGTCTCGTCGACGGCACGTTCTCGGCCCCCCACAACGGCGTGGACGGCGAGGACGGCTACGACGTGCTGACCATCGCGTTCGACGACTTCCAGCCCGGCGAGACGCTGACGTTCTCGGTCGACATCGACCCGACGAGCATCAAGGACGTCGACAGTTCGGGCGGGGCCGGGTCGGTCTCCGGCCTCGAACTCGCGGGCAGCACCGTCACCGTCACCTCGGCCGACGGGAGCGTCACGAACGACCTGTTCACCGACGGAAGCGCCGGCGGCGCCCAGGCGACCGCGAACGGCGACGTCGCCGCAGCGCCCACGCTCGGCGTTCAGGGCGTCACGCTGGGCGGGACCGACTTCCCGGCCCACGCGGCCGCGACGGTCGGCGACCAGAGCCAGACGCTCACCGTCGACGGACCGGCCGGCGAGAGCGTCACCCTGCTCCACGTCGTCGGGACGCCGGCACCCGCCGCCGGCTACGACGTCGACGACTACGAGGCGAACATGGCCGCGAGCGTCTCCACGCAGACGGTCGCGCTCGGCTCCGACGGGAGCGCGACGGTCGCGGTCTCCCTCTCGGAGGGCGACTACGACTACTTCCTCGCGGCGGTCGCGGGCGAGAACTCCGGTCGCACCTCCCAGACGGTGATTCTGGAGTACGACTCGGACGCTCCGTCGGGACCGTCCGACGGTGAGGTGGTGTTCGCGGTGAACGCCGGCGGGAACCAGTACACGGCCACCGACGGCACGGAGTACGCGGCGGACACGAACTTCGGCGGCGGGAGCACGTACAGCGTCTCCGGCGCGCCGGACGTCGCGAACACGGACGACGACGCGCTCTACCACACCGAGCGCTACGGCGACCCGTTCAGCTACGACGTGCCCGTCGAGAACGGCGTCTACGAGGTGACCCTGCAGTTCGCCGAGATCTACCAGGGCGTCTCGCCGAACGACGGCGACACGGACCAGATCGGCGACCGCGTGTTCAGCGCGAACGTCGAGGGCGGTGCGGTCGAACTGGTGGACTACGACATCTACGCGGACGTCGGTCCGCTCTCCGCGACCGAGCGGACGTACACCGTCGAGGTGACCGACGGCGAACTGAACGTCGAGTTCAGCGCCAGCGCGGACAACGCGAAGGTCAGCGCCATCGTCGTACGCTCCGTCGAGGACGGCAGCGGCGGCGGACCCGTCGCACCCAACGCGTCGGTGGCCGTCACCCCCGACTCGGGCGTCGACGCGACCACGTACACGGGTGGGTCGTTCCAGGTGACCAACACCGGCGAGTCGGCCATCGAGACGCTCACGCTCGACCTCGCGCCGACGATGCTGCCGGACATGGTGTTCGACCCGTACAACACCGCCGGCGACAACGTCGGGAAGGAGTTCAGCCTCGACGGCGGTGCGGTCACCGTCACGAACGTCGAGTACGCCGACTTCCACAACGGCGTCGACGACACGGCGGGCTACGACTCGCTGGTCGTCACGCTCGACGGGTTCGACCCCGGCGAGACGATGACGTTCTCGGTCGACAACGACCCGACCAGCATCAGCAGCACGCCGCTCGGCTCGCAGGCCGCCGGTCCGGTCTCCGGACTGGAGCTCTCGGGGGCGACCGTCACGGTCGCCAACGAGGCGGGCGCGACTACCGCCGACCTCGTCGGCGACGGGAGCGCCGGCGGGGCCGAGGCGTCCCTCGACGGTGACGTCGCCCCGGCGCCGACCATCGGCGTCGACGGCGTCTCCCTCGACGACTCGATACTCTCCGCGCGCCACGCCGGCGCGACGGTGAACGAACAGGCCCAGACCGTCACGGTCAGCGGTCCGGCGAACGCGCCGGTCACGCTCGTGCGCGTCGAGGGCGTCCTCGACCTGAGCGACGTCCCGACGCCGTACGACGTGGAGGACTACGAGGCCAACAAGGCGGTCGTCGTCGAGTACTACTCGACCACGACCGACGCGACCGGCCAGGCGACCGTCGCGGTCGACCTGACCAACTCCTCGGCCGACGGCGGCCTGAACTACTTCGTCGCGGCCGTCGAGGACGGCGACGGCGACCCCGGATTCGCCTCGAACTACGTCGTCCTCCGGTACGACCCGTCCAGCACGGGCGACGACGGTCCCGGACCGGTGGGCGAGTTCACCTCGCCGCCGACCGACCCCGACGGTGACGGCGTCTACGAGGACGTCAACGGCGACGGTTCGTTCACCGTCTCCGACGTGCAAGCGTTCTTCCAGAACTTCGAGGACGGCGTCGTCCAGGCCAACGAGGACGCCTTCGACGTCAACGGCGACGGCTCGGTGACCATCTCGGACGTGCAGGCGCTGTTCGTCGCACTCCAGGGAGGAAACTCGTGA